CAGCCTCGAGCAGGCGTGCGCAGTCGTCGAGGGTGCGGAAGGCCACGACCTGCGGGTGCAGATTGCGGTCCCGGGTCAACGCGCCCCGGATCGGCGGCAGCACCGGCGCGCTGCCGGTGGCCAGCACCAGTCGGTCGTAGCCGATCGGGGACTCGTCGTCGAGCAGCACCTGGTTGTTCTCCAGGTCGAGCTCGATCACCCGGCGGCTGTCCAGGATGTTCACGGCCAGCCCCTGGTACCACTCCCGGGACCGCAGGGCGATCGCCTCGGGCGCCGCGGTGCCGGCCACGACCGCGGAGAGCATCACCCGGTTGTAGCCCGGTTGCGGCTCGTCGCCGACGATCGTCAGCTCGTAGCGTCCGTCCGGGCCGAGCGCACCGGCCCGGGCCAGTTCCTCGACCAGCCGTACGGTGGCCATGCCGAAGCCGACGACAACGAGATGCTCGCGCATACCTGACGGGCCGTCAGCTTGCGGGTGGACCGTGCCCATCAGGAGGTCTCCTCAGGGAATCTCGGCAGCTCGCAGCACCAATGCAGTGGCAATCGCGGCAACCCCTTCACCGCGCCCGGTCAGGCCGAGTCCGTCGGTGGTGGTCGCGGCCAGCGTCACCGGCGCCCCGGCCGCGGCCGACAGTACAGCTTCGGCCTCATTCCTACGGGGCCCCAGTTTCGGCCGGTTACCTACCACTGTTACGGCGATGTTTCCGATTTCGAATCCCGCGGCGCGGACACGTGCGGCGGCCTCGGCGAGGAGCGTCGCGCCCGAGGCGCCGGCCCACTTCGGGTCGGCCGTACCGAACTGCGCACCCAGATCCGCGAGCCCGCACGCGGAGAACAACGCGTCGCAGGCGGCATGCGCGGCCGCGTCGCCGTCGGAGTGCCCGGCCAACGGCCGCTCCCCCGGCCACGTCAGCCCGGCCAGCGCCAACTCGCCCTCGGCGCCCTCGGCTGCGAACGCATGCACATCGACGCCGATGCCCGTCCGCGGCAAGGCGCCGGTCACGCCGCACCGCCCCCCAAACCCAGCACTTCTGCTGCCTGTCCCACGTATCCGAAGGCGCCAACAGGTGGGACAGGCAGCAGAAGTGCGGACGGGGAGGCGGGCGGTCGGGGGCTCATCGGACGCCCGCGGCGCGGCGGTGCGCGAGGACGGCCTCGGCAAGCATCAGGTCGATCGGGCGGGTCACCTTGAACGCCTCGGCGCTGCCCTCGACGACGCTCACCGGGACGCCGATCGCCTCGACCAGGCCGGCGTCGTCGGTCGCGGCGCCGCCGTCACCGGCGGCGTGGGCGTTGGCCAGCACCGCACGCCGGAAGCCCTGCGGGGTCTGCACGGCGCGCAGCGACGCCCGGTCCAGGGTCGACTCCACGACGCCCGCGGCGACCCGCTTGATCGTGTCGGCCACCGGCAGCACCGGGATCACCGCGTCGGCGCCGGCGCGGATCGCGGCGGCCACCGCGTCGACGAGTTCGACCGGCACCAACGGGCGTGCGGCGTCGTGGACCAGGACCACGTCGATGTCCTCGGCGAGGCTGGCCACCGCGCGGGCCACCGACGCCTGCCGGGTCGCACCGCCGGCCACCACTTCGACCTCGGCGTCGATCTGCTGGTCGACCAGCAGGGCCCGGACCGCCTCGACCTCCTCGGCCGGTGCGGCCACGACGACCACGTCGACCGAACGGGCTCGGGCCAACGCACGGACCGCGTGCACCAGGATCGGCACACCCCCGAGTTCCCGCAGCGCCTTCGGGGCGCCGGGGCCCAGCCGCTCCCCACGGCCTGCGGCCGGGACGACAGCGGCAGTGCGCATGACCGGGTCCACCCTTCGCCGTTCCTTGCCTGGGGGTCGAGCGTAGGGCGCGGGGCGCCGCGGGCCGGTCAGGCCGGTCAGGCCGGTCGTTCCAGCGCGGCCCCGAGATAGATCGAGATCGCCTGCGCCCGGTTGGTGGCCCCGATCTTGCGCAGCACGTGCTTGACGTGGGACTTCACG
This portion of the Sporichthyaceae bacterium genome encodes:
- the ispF gene encoding 2-C-methyl-D-erythritol 2,4-cyclodiphosphate synthase; translation: MTGALPRTGIGVDVHAFAAEGAEGELALAGLTWPGERPLAGHSDGDAAAHAACDALFSACGLADLGAQFGTADPKWAGASGATLLAEAAARVRAAGFEIGNIAVTVVGNRPKLGPRRNEAEAVLSAAAGAPVTLAATTTDGLGLTGRGEGVAAIATALVLRAAEIP
- the ispD gene encoding 2-C-methyl-D-erythritol 4-phosphate cytidylyltransferase gives rise to the protein MRTAAVVPAAGRGERLGPGAPKALRELGGVPILVHAVRALARARSVDVVVVAAPAEEVEAVRALLVDQQIDAEVEVVAGGATRQASVARAVASLAEDIDVVLVHDAARPLVPVELVDAVAAAIRAGADAVIPVLPVADTIKRVAAGVVESTLDRASLRAVQTPQGFRRAVLANAHAAGDGGAATDDAGLVEAIGVPVSVVEGSAEAFKVTRPIDLMLAEAVLAHRRAAGVR